CTCGTGCGGGAGGTCGGGGTTCGGTCCGTACTCGCTGCTCACGGCCCGGATGCGCTGCACCGTGGCGGCGATCCCGGCGTGGCTGTTCTCCAGGCCGCCGTGGTGGTCCTCAGCGTGGGTCAACGAGCCAGCGAGCTCCGCCCCGAGGACCGGGACGAGCCAGTCGCGATCGGGCTGGTCCGACATCGTCCAGTCGACCTCCGAGCCGACCTGGAACGGTTCGCCGCAGCACTGCCACTGCCAGTCGTCGATCCAGACGACGAGCTGTCGGGTCACGCGTTCTTCTCCAGCGCCGCTTCGACCCGCTCAACCTTCGCCGTCATCTGACCGGTCTCGAAGCCCTGGCGGATGTCGGCCTTGAGCACGAATCCGACGCGAGGGGACGTCTCGGCGACCTTGAACACGGCTGCCTTCACGACGGCCATCACCTCGTCCCACTCCCCCTCGATGTTGGTGAACATCGAGTTGGTCTCGTTGGGGAGACCGGAGTCGCGGATCACCTGGACGGCCTCGGCGACGGCCTCGCTAACACCCCCGGTCTCGTCGGCTCCGGACGGGCTGATGCTGATGGCGACGATCATGGAGTCAGGTTAGGTCAGGGGCTCATTCCCACCCGCAGCAGTACAGACCCTGGCACGGCTCTCCGCGCTCGGAACCGTAGACCTCGAACTTGTCGAGACCATCGAGCACCGCGAGCTGATCGGCCCCCTCGAGCTGCGGACCGGCGACGCTGTCCGGTTTGCCCCAGCGCCTCGGCAGATCGTCGAGGTCGCCCTGCCCGACCTGGTCCACGAACAGCGTGTAGAGCGGGTGGTCCGGGAAGCCGTTGACGCGGAGGACCCACCAGCTACCGAACATGCGGGCGGTAAGCGGGAAGCACGCGTTGCCGGTACGCCACCAGCGCGGGCGGGCAAGCGCTGCGATCGCCGACGGCACCTTCACCCCAGCAGGCTAGCGACCTCCGCGACCGGGAGGACCGCACGCAACCGGGCGATCGCGTCACGGTGCTGGGACTTCACCGTTCCCACCGATATACCCAGCAGCTCCGCCGTCTCGGCCTCGGTCCGGTCCTCGAAGTAGCGCAGCACGATCACCGCTCGCTGCCGAGGAGCCAGGGTGGCGAGCGCAGCAGCCAGGGCGAGCCGGTCCTCGATCGCGGGGTCGCTCGACGGCGACTCGGGGAGTCGGTCGGTCGTGACCTCGCGCCACCGCCGACCGCGCCAGCGCGAGATGTTCTCCCGCACCATGATCTTGCGGACGTAGGACTCCGGGTCGTGGTCGATCCGCGACCAGGCCGGCACCGCCTTGATCAGGGCACGCTGAAGCAGGTCCTCGGCGTCCGCACCGTGCCCGGTGAGCAGGTACGCCGTACGGAGCAGCGCACCGGAGCGCGCCACCACGAAGGCTTCGAAGTCGGGACGGTCAGACACGCCGCCTCCACCAGATGACGAGGCACACGAGTCCGACGACCACGGCACCGGTCGTCGTCGCGCGCGCGATGGCCGGGTTGCGGTACTGCTCCGGCTTGGTGCCGTCGACGAGCGGGTTCGCCCAGAGGTCTGAGGCGAACCGCGAGCGCAGCAGGTCGTCCTGGCCGAGGTCGATGGTCCCGCGTTCGGCGGTCGCATCGGTGATGTCGACGATCGCGTAGTCGACGTTCTTGATCACCACGACGACATGGGTGCTGTCGACCCACCCGAGAATGTCGCGGACGTCGGTGATCCCGGGTACGACCCGGAGGTGCTTGCTGTCCGGCCCGACGAACAGCGGCCACGGCGTCGACACGTCAGGATCGGGGTCGACCGGCGGTACTCCGACGTACGCGAACGCCGTCCCGTCGGGACCGAAGGAGGCCGTGCCCGCGTCCATCGCCGTGCGCAACGTCTGCCGCTGCCCGGTCGCCGGGTCGAAGCGGTAGACGTTGCGGTCGCGCGACCAGACGATGCCCGAGGGGGCAGAGCCGGGGTTCGGGAGCCACTTCTCCCCCGGTCCCTCGATGACGGTCTTCCTTCCGGTGCGCACGTCCCAGGCGACGTACGAGTCGGCCTTGTCGTCGGTCTGGCCGTCCGGGGCGTAGCCGGTGATCAGGTACCGGGAGTCCCCGCTGAAGAGAAGCTCTTGCCCGACGAAATCGATCTCCGGGCGGCTGACGTCAGG
The DNA window shown above is from Marmoricola sp. OAE513 and carries:
- a CDS encoding DUF6578 domain-containing protein, coding for MTRQLVVWIDDWQWQCCGEPFQVGSEVDWTMSDQPDRDWLVPVLGAELAGSLTHAEDHHGGLENSHAGIAATVQRIRAVSSEYGPNPDLPHENAISPIPGTGLIEDVAEGTGHHKPGGGRRFVGYVVDLVAE
- a CDS encoding MTH1187 family thiamine-binding protein, which codes for MIVAISISPSGADETGGVSEAVAEAVQVIRDSGLPNETNSMFTNIEGEWDEVMAVVKAAVFKVAETSPRVGFVLKADIRQGFETGQMTAKVERVEAALEKNA
- a CDS encoding SigE family RNA polymerase sigma factor, whose protein sequence is MSDRPDFEAFVVARSGALLRTAYLLTGHGADAEDLLQRALIKAVPAWSRIDHDPESYVRKIMVRENISRWRGRRWREVTTDRLPESPSSDPAIEDRLALAAALATLAPRQRAVIVLRYFEDRTEAETAELLGISVGTVKSQHRDAIARLRAVLPVAEVASLLG